Genomic segment of Candidatus Zixiibacteriota bacterium:
CTCGATTATCTTCTTAGCCAGTTCTCTCCCTTCAGGCGGATAGATAGTCTCCAGCGAACAGCCGAAGACCGCAATGGTCCGTCCGCCGGCATTCAGCGCCCCCCGGTGCGCCGAAATATCGGTGCCGCGAGCCATCCCCGAAATTACCGTCACGCCGTTCTCGGCGAGAGTGCCGGCGAGATTTTCGGCGAATAGACGTCCCTCCTCCGACGTAGAGCGCGAGCCTACAATCGCTATGGCGAGATTGTCCGTTTCGCGATATTCGCCCAGATAAAACAGGTACGGCGGACGGTCCGGTATTTCTTTGAGGGGAGAGGGATAATCGGAATCATCATACAGATAATACCGCCATCCCAGTTTCTCTATCTCGTCGACGATTTTCTGGGCGTTTTGCCGGTTCTGGCCATCTCTTATGCGCCGCGAAATTTCCGCGCCGAAACCGGGTAAAGTCGCCAGAGTCGATTCTGATGCCTTCAGTACTTCGGAAATCGAGCTGAAAGCGCTCACCAGTTGATAGAACCGGGAGGGCCCAATGCCCGGAATCAAGGATAAGTTAATCAGCTCCGCTAATTTCTCTTTTCTATCGCTGTCGGTCAAGCTCATGTTCTATTCTATTCAGAAGCTTCTTTATGCCGGCGCCGGACTGCGCCGAGCAGAAAATATAATCGGGTGAGACTTTCTTTGAAATCGCCTTTAATCTTTTCGGGTCCATCAGGTCAATCTTGTTCAATACAACCAAATGAGGTCTCTTGAGAAGCTCCCGGTCAAATTGGTACAATTCATTTTTCAAAATCTCCAGCGTCTTGTCGATGTCATCAGCTGTGAATATATCAATCAGGTAAATAATGACCCGCGTCCTCTGTATATGCTTCAGAAATTGAATGCCAAGCCCTTTCCCTTCGGCGGCGCCTTCGATAATACCGGGAATATCGGCAAGGACAAAGGACTTAAATTCGCGCAGACGAACAATGCCCAGATTTGGCACCAGTGTCGTAAAAGGATAATCGGCGATTTTGGGGCGGGCGTCCGATAAGCGCGACAGCAGGGTCGATTTGCCGGCATTGGGCAGCCCCACCAATCCCACATCGGCTAAGAGCTTTAGTTCCAGGGCTATTTTAACCGTTTCACCGGGGCGCCCTTTATCGGCATGTCGCGGCGCCTGGTTGACAGATGATTTAAACTGGGCGTTGCCACGGCCGCCAATTCCTCCCCGGGCGACCAGAACCTCTTTCCCTTCCTGACTCAGGTCCGCTACCGGTTGACCGGTCTCAAGGTTGCTAATCATGGTGCCGACCGGCACGCGAATTACGATATCTTCGCCGTCACGACCGGTCTTTAAACCCCCCTGTCCCGGCTGCCCGTTTTCCGCCCTATAAACTTTTTTGTATCTGAAATCAAGAAGGGTCGCCAGATTGCTGTCGGCTCTGAAAATGACATTTCCGCCGCGGCCGCCATTGCCGCCATCAGGCCCCCCCTTGGGG
This window contains:
- the obgE gene encoding GTPase ObgE, producing MFIDYAEIEVSAGHGGPGAISFRHEKYVPKGGPDGGNGGRGGNVIFRADSNLATLLDFRYKKVYRAENGQPGQGGLKTGRDGEDIVIRVPVGTMISNLETGQPVADLSQEGKEVLVARGGIGGRGNAQFKSSVNQAPRHADKGRPGETVKIALELKLLADVGLVGLPNAGKSTLLSRLSDARPKIADYPFTTLVPNLGIVRLREFKSFVLADIPGIIEGAAEGKGLGIQFLKHIQRTRVIIYLIDIFTADDIDKTLEILKNELYQFDRELLKRPHLVVLNKIDLMDPKRLKAISKKVSPDYIFCSAQSGAGIKKLLNRIEHELDRQR
- the dprA gene encoding DNA-processing protein DprA, encoding MSLTDSDRKEKLAELINLSLIPGIGPSRFYQLVSAFSSISEVLKASESTLATLPGFGAEISRRIRDGQNRQNAQKIVDEIEKLGWRYYLYDDSDYPSPLKEIPDRPPYLFYLGEYRETDNLAIAIVGSRSTSEEGRLFAENLAGTLAENGVTVISGMARGTDISAHRGALNAGGRTIAVFGCSLETIYPPEGRELAKKIIEKGAIFSEYLPGTVPFGPNFPKRNRIISGLSQGVVIIEAAERSGALSTAGHALSQNREVFAVPGSPRLETSKGTNRLIKEGAKLLTSVEDIFAELPRLKGEVKAQQAKLAAELTATEEKVIQLFASGPVHLDALSRQMNTPVTELMPILLALELKGLIRELAGKRYILN